The sequence GTTCGGACCTTCCGCTGGTGGCGCCGTGGCGGCTCGACCTCGCGGAGGCCAATCTCGCCCTCGGCAGGCGCGACGCTGCTCGCGACCTCGTCACCCAGCAGCTCACGCGGCCGAGCACCGACAGGTGGACCAGGGGCGTCGCCCTGCGTGTCCTCGCCGACCTCAGCGCGCCGCGCGATCGCGAGTTCCTGTTGACGGAGTCGGTCGAGTTGTTGCGCGCGGCCGGAGACGGCCTCGCGCTCGCGAAGTCTCAGCGGCACCTGGACCGCCTGGCCTCGGGCACGTCGGCACCTGCCGAAGACCTCGCCGACACCGCCGTCGCGCGGGAACCTCAGGGCGAAGCCGCGGTGGCGTCGATGTTGAGCGACTCCGAACGCCGGGTCGCCGAGCTGGCGGCGGCCGGTCGCACGAATCGCGAGATCAGCGCGCTGCTCTACATCACCGTGAGCACGGTGGAACAGCACCTGACCAGGGTGTACCGGAAGCTTGGCGTGAAGGGTCGCGCCGAGTTGCCGAGAGAACTGACCTCCCTTGGCATTCACGCCGATGTCTGCGGCACGGGTGCCTGATCTTGTTCGCGATCAACAGCACAGAAGGAGACCACCCATGGCACCCGAGCCCCGCTGTCGCATCTGCGGCGACGCGGTCGTCGAATTCCTCGACTTCGGCACGCAACCCCTCTCGGACGCCTTCCGTGATCCCGGCGACACGGCAGAGGAATTCACCTACCGGCTCGCGGTCGGCCGGTGCGGAACGTGCGGCATGGTGCAGCTGACCGAGGAGGTACCCAGGGAAGAGATGTTCCACGAGGAGTACCCATACCTCTCGCGCGGTTCCTCAGTGATGCGGGAACATTTCCGCTCGCTCGCCGAGCGGTTCCTCACGACGGAGTTGTCCGGAGACGACGCGTTCATCGTCGAACTGGGCTGCAACGACGGCACCATGCTGAAGACCGTCGCCGAAGCGGGAGTGCGGCACCTCGGCGTGGAACCCTCGGGTGCCGTGGCGGATCTGGCTGCCGAAGAGGGCGTTCGGGTGCGCAAGGACTTCTTCGAGGAGGCCACTGCACTCGACATCGTCGCCACCGAGGGGCAGGCGGACGTCATCTACGCGGCCAACACGCTGTGCCACATCCCGTACATGTCGTCGATCCTGCGGGGCGTCACCGCGCTCCTGCGGCCGGAAGGCATTTTCGTCTTCGAGGACCCTTACCTCGGCGACATCGTCGAGCGCACGTCGTTCGATCAGATCTACGACGAGCACTTCTTCCTCTTCAGCGCGTCGTCCGTTGACGAGATGGCTCGCAGGCACGACCTCGAACTCGTCGATGTCGAGCGGCTTCCCGTACACGGCGGGGAGGTCCGGTACACGCTGGCGCGGCCAGGAGCGCGGAAGCGTGGCGCGGCGGTCGAGGAGTTGCTCGCCGAGGAGCGCGGTCGAGGACTGGGTGATCTCGCGGTGCTGGAGCGCTTCGCGGAGCGGGTCCGCGAAGTCAGGGACGACCTGGTGGCGTTGCTGACGCGCCTGCGCGCGGAGGGCCATCGCATCGTGGGCTACGGCGCGACCGCGAAGAGCGCCACCGTGACCAACTTCTGCGGTATCGGGCCGGATCTCGTGGAGTTCGTGTGTGACACCACCCCGGCCAAGCAACACAAGCTGACGCCCGGCTCGCACATCCCGGTGCGGCCACCGGAGGCGTTCTCCGACGACTACCCGCCGTACGCCTTGTTGTTCGCGTGGAACCACGCCGACGAGATCATGGCCAAGGAACAGGCTTTCCGGGAGGCCGGTGGCCGGTGGATCCGGTATGTGCCGGACGTCCACGTGGTCTGACGATGCAGCGGACGCTCACCGGAGTCAGGGTTGTGGTGCTCGGCGGTTCCGGGTTTGTCGGATCGGCCGCCGCCGCACGGTTCGCCGAGGCGGGGGCGACGGTGCGGTCGGTGTCCCTCAGCGGTCGCGCACCGTTCCCCGGTGCCGAGACCGTGGCCGCCGACCTCACCGAACCCGGCCGCGTCGCCGAGGTGATCGAGGATGCGGATGTGGTGCTGCCTCTCGTGCTCTACACCGGCGGCGGCACCTACCGGGTCGGGCAGGGTGAAGCCGACGCGGCGGCACGGGTCAACATCGCCGTCGTGAGGGCGGTGGTCGCCGCCGCGCAACGACGCCTTGTCGTGTTCGCCGGATCGACGTCGCAGGTCGGCGCCGGGGCGGGGGAGCGCATCGACGGCACCGAGACCGACGAGCCCACCACCGAGTACGACCGGCAGAAGTCGGTGGCCGAGCGCGCTGTGCTCGACGGCGGCGGGATCAGCCTGCGGCTTCCCACCGTGTACGGCCCTTCCCCGAGCACGCTCGACCGGGGCGTGGTCACGGCGATGATCCGCAAGGCACTGGCCGGTGAACGGCTGACGGTGTGGGGCGACGGCGCGACGGAACGGGATCTCGTCTTCGTCGAGGACGTGGCCAGTGCCTTCGTGCACGCCGTCGTCAACGCCGACCGCGTGGCGGGAAGGCACTGGCCGCTCGGCTCCGGCAGGGGAGTGAGGGTTCGCGAGTTGTTCGAGACGGTCGCGGCTGCCGTGGCCGTCCACACCGGACGCCCGCCGGTGCCGGTGGTGTCGATTCCACCGCCGCGCACGGCCACCGCGATGGACGTGCGCAGCCTCGTCGTCGATCCCACGGCGTTCACCACGGCTACCGGGTGGAGAGCCACGGTCGGTGTCGCGGACGGGATCACCGCGACCGTCTCCGCCGTGGCGGATCAGGCAGGCAGGCCCGGCGACCCCTATTTCGCCGGTTAGGGGGCGCAGGGCGGTTGACCGTCGCGATCGGACACAACGAAGCTTGCCTTTGTAGGCCGGTCAGCCTGTCCCGGGCCGGTCACGGCCGGTCACCGGCATCGCGGAAACGCCAGTCCTGCCGAAGGAGTAGCTCGGTGGTCGCTCCCTTCCGTCCCTCGTCGCGCAGTGCAGCCGAGTCGCGGCTGATCGACTCGTGGTTCGCGCAGGGATCGCACCTGCGCGGTGCCGAGCACGTGCGCGACTGGCTTTCCGGAATGTCCCGGCACGCCTGGATGGAGACAACGCGAGCGGGTCTCGACGAGCTGCCGGGGTGGACGCGAGACCCGGAAACGGGCTTCCTCCGGCACCACACCGGCCGCTTCTTCGGCGTCGAGGCGGTGACGGTGGACCATGTCGGCGCCGCGGTGCCCCACTGGCAGCAGCCGATCATCAACCAGCCGGAGATCGGCATTCTCGGCATCCTCGTGCGGGAGATCGACGGTGTGCTCCACTGCCTGATCCAGGCCAAGCAGGAGCCAGGCAATCCGGGCGGTGGCCTGCAACTGTCTCCGACGGTGCAGGCGACCCGCAGCAACTACACGGGTGTGCACAAGGGCAGGGCGATCCCGTATCTGGAGTACTTCCGCGAGCCACTCGGCCGAAGGGTGCTCGTGGACATCCGCCAGTCGGAGCAGGGTGCGTGGTTCTACCGCAAGCGCAACCGCAACATGGTGGTGGAGGCCGGCGACGACGTCGAAGCCATCGACGGTTTCGGCTGGCTGACTCTGCGTCAGCTCGCCGAGCTGCTCAGCGTGCCGGACCTGGTGAACATGGACACCCGAACGGTGCTGGCCTGCCTGCCGGGAGGCGGTGCCTATTGGGCGGACGCCGTTGCCGCCAACGGCGGCTTCCTCACCGCACTGGCGAGGTCGGCGGATCCGGCCGCGCCGTCCGTGCACACCACCGACGAGGTGCTGAGCTGGATCACCGAGGCCAGGACTCGCACCGAGCTGCGCGTCGAGAAGAGGGCACTCCGGGGGCTCGAAGGCTGGCAGGAACGAAACGGCGTCATCTCCCACCACAGTGGACGGTTTTTCTCGGTCGTCGGTGTCCACGTCAGTGCGGGCGGCCGCGAGGTCGGTGCGTGGTCACAGCCGATGATCGAGCCTGCTGGAACGGGCGTGATCGCCTTCCTCGTCCGAGAGATCGACGGCGTGTTGCACGTCCTGACCCATGCCCGCACCGAACCCGGTTACGCCGACGTCGTGGAGCTGGCTCCGACCGTGCAGTGCGCTCCGGAGAACTACGCTGTGCTCCCTGACTCGGCGCGTCCCCGGTTCCTCGCCGAAGTGCTGCGCTCGGACAGAGTCCGGTTCGACACGGTGCTGTCCGAGGAGGGTGGCCGGTTTCTCGGTGCGCAGAACCGGTACCTGATCGTGGAAAGCGACGTGGACGTGGCCAGGGACGACCCCGAGTACCGGTGGCTGACGCTGGCACAGTACGACGAGCTGCTTCGGCACAGCTTCTACGTCAACATCCAGGCCCGCAGTCTGGTGCTGTGCCTGCGGAGCCTGGCCGTGGTGTGAGGCGTTCGATCGGTGAGGGTTCGTGACGCTTCAGATCAGGCAAGGAGTCACGCGTGCGAGAAGTGCGGTCACGCGTGCGAGAAGTGCGGTCACGCGTGCGAGAAGTGCGGACACGGCTCAGATCGTTGACAGGACCGACCTCAGCGCTTCGATGACGCGGTCCTGGGTTTCGCGAGGCAGCGAGGGATACATCGGCAGGGAGAAGATCTCCTTGGCCACGGATTCGGTGACGGGCAGGCTGCCCTCGGCGTATCCGAGATGCGCGAAACCGGTCATGGTGTGGACCGGCCACGGGTAGCTGATGTTCAGCTGGATGTCGTGGGCCTTCAGCGCGTCGAGGATCTCGTCGCGGCGTGGGTGGCGCACGACGTAGACGTAGTACACGTGGGTGTTGCCCTCGGCGGTGGTCGGCAGCACGAGATCGGTGCCGGACAGGGCCTCGGCGTAGCGGTCGGCGACGGCCTGCCTTCCCTTGACGTACTGGTCGAGCCTGCGCAGCTTGCGGCGCAGGATCTCGGCCTGAACCTCGTCGAGCCGGCAGTTGTGCCCCGGCGTCTCGACGACGTAGTACCGCTGCTCCATGCCGTAGTAGCGGTGCCTGCGCAGGTTGGCGTCGATGGTCGCGTCACCGGTGATGGTCGCGCCGCCGTCGCCGTAGGCACCGAGCACCTTCGTCGGATAGAAGGAGAACGCCGCCGCCGTGCCCATGGACCCGGCCACGGTGCCGTGGTGCCGTGCGCCGTGTGCTTGAGCGCAGTCTTCGAGGATGAGCACGTCGTGTTTGTCGGCGAGCCTGCGCAGCGGTTCCATTTCGACGCACTGGCCGTAGAGATGAACGGGGAGCAGGCAGCGGGTCCTCGGCGTGATCGCCGCTGCCACCTGCTCGACGTTCATCAGATACGTGGAGGGGTCAACATCGACGAACACCGGGGTCGCGCCGACCGCGTCGATGGCGAGGACGGTGGGGGCCGCCGTGTTCGCCACGGTGATCACCTCGTCACCCCTGCCGATGCCCATGGCCTGTAGCGCGAGCCGGATCGCGTTGGTCCCGTTATCGACGCCGACGCAGTGGGCAACGCCGTGGTAGCCGGCGAACTCCGCCTCGAACGACGAGACACTCTTCCCGAGAACGAGCCGTCCCGAGGAGAAGACGGTCTCGACCGCGTCGAGGATGTCGTCGTGCTCGTCGTGGTATTCGGGCAGATAGTCCCAGACCAGCGTTGGCATGTCGTCCCTGTCGTCCGTCGGCTCGCGCGATTCGCCGCCAGCATAGGCACGTGTGCGGCCGTAGGGGTAACCCCTAACCCGGCGCGCGAACAGGGCTGATCGGCCGCGTGGCCGCGGTGCGGAATGCTCCGTTCCGCCTATCGAAGGGCTCTGCCGAGGATAGGGGAGCGGTAGGGGTGTCGGTCGTCTCGGTGAGGCTTCTACGGTGACGGCGGCGGCCGTAGTTCTAGAGATCAACGTGTGATCCGCTGCGTTCCCGTGCCGCCGCGTTTCTTCCCAGTGGAGCCGACATGCCGCGCAAGGTTCTTTTCCTGTGCCATCCCGACCACGGGCACATCATCCCGAGTCTGGCCGTGGTCGAGGAGCTGGTGCGCCGAGGTCACGACGTGTGCTACCTGACAGCACCGAGCATGAGCGACGTCGTCGCGAAGACCGGTGCGACGGTGCTGACCTATGAGTCGCGCTACCGCGATTCCGACTTCTCCCGTCTCGCCGAGGACCCCGGTTACCTGCTGAGCGTGCTGCTCGACGAGAGCGCCGCCATGCTCGAAACGGCTGTGTCCGGACTGGACGGTGTGGACGGAGTCGTCTACGACACGTCGGTGCTCTACGCCGGCCGGATCCTCGCGCGGCGGTGGGGGATTCCCTCGGCGCAGCTCATCCCGTTCTTCGCGTCGAACGAGAAGTTCTCCTACCTCAACGCCATGTACAACGACCAGGACGGCGACGGCCCCGCCGAGGAGAAACCGGCGGAGCTGCCCGAGTGGGTCGGTGCGACGATGCGCCGGATCGGAGCGCTGTGCCACGCCCACGGCGTCGAGGTGCCGCCGCACGAGCTGTGGTTCGAGGTTCCCGAGTGCAGTCTCGTGACGATTCCCCGGCGGTTCCAGTACGAGGGTGACAGCTTCGACGACCGGTTCACCTTCGTCGGACCGTGCGTCGGTCAGCGGGATTTCCTCGGTGAGTGGACGCCGCCCCGTGGTGAGAACCCCGTGGTACTGGTGTCACTCGGCGCGGTGTTCAACGAGCACGAGGACATCTTCCGCGCCTGTGTCGAGGCGTTCGGGGGGAAGCCGTGGCACGCGGTGCTCACGGTGGCGGAAGGCATGGACCCGGACGGCCTCGGCACGTTGCCACCGAACGTCGAGGTGCACCGCTGGGTGCCGCACGTGACGGTGCTCGAACACGCCTCCCTGTGCGTCACGCACGGTGGCATGGGCACGGTGATGGAGGCACTGCGCGCGGGAACGCCGCTCGTGTGTGTGCCCACCTCGGCGCTCGACCGGCCCACCGGCTGGCGGATCAGGGAACTGGGACTCGGCGTGCTGCTCGATTCGGCCGAGATCACGCCGGAATCGCTCGCCGATGCGGTCGCATCGGTGCTGGCCGACCATGCTGCGGCCGAGGCCGCCGCGTCGATGAGCGAGGCCATCGCCGAAGCCGGGGGCGCCACCCGCGCCGCCGACCGCCTCGAAGTCCACCTGGCGCGACGCTGATGACCGGCCCGGCGCAGATCCAGATCATGGGCCCTGTCCGGGTCGTGAGGGCCGCACGTGAAGTGCGGATCGGAGGGGCCCGCGAAAGGGCCGTCCTGGCCAGTCTCGTGCTGGACGCGAACCGGGTGGTCAGCGTCGATCGCTTGATCGGTGCCGTGTGGGGAGGTGAGCCGCCTGCGAGCGCGCGCAGCCAGGTGGCCATCTGCGTGTCCAGGCTGCGCAGGGCGCTCAGCGCCGTGGACCTGGACAAGGCCGTCGAGACGGCAAGCCCCGGCTATCTCATGCGCCTCGACGAGCACGCGGCCGACTGGCCGAGGTTCGGCTCGCTCACCGCGCGCGCGGCTGCGAAGGCTGCAGCCGGCGACCGGCTCACCGCTGTGGCGCTGCTGCGGGAGGCGCTCGATCTGTGGCGTGGCGTGCCTTTCGAGGATCTTCCCGGCCTGCGCATCGAAGCCCATCGGCTGCACGAGGCGCGTCTCGACGCGGTGGAGACGTGCGCGGAGCTGGAACTCGACTTGGGCAGGCACGACCGGATCGTGGCCGAACTGTCGGCCGTCGTGGCGGAACAGCCGCTGCGGGAACGCCTGCGGGCACAGCTCATGCTCGCCCAGTACCGGTCGGGACGGCGGGCCGAGGCGTTGCGGACCTATCAGGACGCCCGCCGGGTCCTGGTCGAGCAGATCGGGCTCGAACCCGGACCCGAACTGCGCGTACTGCACGAACGCATCCTGCGGGATGCGCCCACGCTGGCTCCGTCCCCTGCGGCAGGGAATCCCGTTCCGGCCGAGGCGCCTGCCACAGCGTCCGCAGTGCCCGCAGTGCCCGCAGTGCCCACAGTGTCCGCGGTGTCCTTCGCCGCCCCCTCCACCGTGCCGTCCCAGCTACCGAGGCAGCCCGTGCCGTTCGCGGGCCGCAGGCAGCAACTGCGGATACTCGACGACGCGCTCGCCGACCGCCCTGATGCGCCGGGCACGATGGTGTTGTGGGGTCCTGCCGACGTCGGCAAGACGGCGTTGGCGTTGCGCTGGGCACACGAGCGGGCGGAGTGGTTCCCGCACGGTCAGCTCTACGCCGACCTGCGCGATCCACAGGGAAGTCCGGTGCTGGCCTCGACCGTCCTCGACCGGTTCCTGCACGCCCTCGGCGTGCCGCCGCAGTCCGTGCCAGGTGATCTCGCGGAGAAGGTGACGCTCTATCGCAGCGTGGTCGCCCGCAGGAAACTCCTGGTGGTGCTCGACGACGCCGCGGACTCGCATCAGGTCGTGCCGCTGCTGCCTGGTTGCGCCGATTGCCGGGTACTCGTCACCAGCCGCGACCCGCTGGCCGACCTCGTGGTGCGGCTCGGTGCGCGGCGCAGCCCCGTCGGCCCTCTGCAACCGGGTGAGTCCTGGGAGCTGCTCTCGCTGCTGCTCGGTGAGGACTGGGTCGGGCAGCGGCAGCGGGACGCCCAGCGCATCACCGGACTTTCCGGCGGCAACCCGCTGCTGCTCCGGCGTGCCGCGACAGCGGACGTCGAGCCCGCGCCGGCCACGGGCCCGTGGCGCGCGGGTGCCTGACGCGTGCGCGTTTCGGCGCGTCAAGGCCGTGACGGCAAGCCTCGGGCCCGGCCCTGCGGCTGTCACCGCGCTACGGGCGCCTGCCGCCGCCGCGCGAGGACGGTGTCCAGCACGGTCACCAGAGTGTCCGCGCCGCTTGAGTCCGAAAGACCTTGGACGGTGCGCCACGCCACGTGGCCGTCCGGCCTGACCAGCACCGCTCCTGAGGACCCGACGCCGTAGACCTCGGCCCATCGCGGCGAGGTGACCGCGGCGCCACCACGTCCGTCCGGGGAGATCTCGATGGGCACGAGGTGGGTCCCGGTCAGGGCGCCCGCCTCCTTCGCCGCTGCGGCCCAGCCGCTGCCCTCGGGGGTGAACAGCGTGAAACCCGTGCCCATCAGGTCCAGTGTGGACATACCGACGCCGTTGCGGTTGACGAGCACGTGCGGCGCCCGGTGACCGGGCCGGGCAGTCGGCACATAGGTGCGGTAGGGGTCGTCGGGCTCCGGCGGGACGGTCCCGTCAGGAACGATCGCCGCCGAGTCGTAGTGGAAGCCCAGCACCAGCCCCTCGCTGCACCGCCTGCCTGCCTGGAGCGCGATGGCGTCCCTCATCGTCAACTCCCCCTCCATCATGCGGAAGGTGATGAAGGCGTTGGCGAGGCTTTCGGCGACCGTGCGCTCCCCCACGGGGCACCGTTCGGCCGAGTAGGTGTCGAGGAGGGCTTCCCCGGCGTGCCCCCGCAGGACGGCGGCGAGCTTCCACACGAGGTTGTGCGCGTCCTGGATACCGCAGTTCATGCCGAAACCGCCCTGCGGAGTGGAAACGTGGGCCGCGTCCCCCGCGAGGAAGATCCGCCCTTCCCTGAACCGCTCCGCCGTCACGGCCTGCTGGAGCCACGGCATGACGCCGACGAGTTCCACGTCGAGATCGGGCACCCCGACCGCCTCGCGGATCACGTGGACACAGAACTCGGGCGTGAAGTCGGCCTCGCTTCCGCCCTCCTCGGGGGCGTAGCCGGTCTGGATGATCCACCGACGCCGGTAATCGACGGCCTCGACAGCGCAGGGGATGGTGCTGCGCAGGAAGTACAGCGCGCACATCCGGTCGCGCAGCAGCGGAAGCAGATCGGCGTCGAACATGATGCTGATCATGTGCCCGAGCGGGGGTGGGCCCTCCACCCCGATGCCGAGTCGCTGCCGGATTCCGCTGCGGGCCCCGTCGGCGGCCACCGCGTAGGCTGCGCGGACCGTGAGCGTGCCGTGCGCAGACTCGACGACCGCCGAGACGCCGTCGGCGTCCTGCTCCAGCGAGGTCATCGTCGTGGCGAACCGGACGTCGGCGCCGGGCAGCGATTCGGCCGTGCGCTTGAGGACCACCTCGAACTTGTCCTGTGCGCAGAGGTAGGTGTAGGTCGGGCTCTGCGGCGCGTCCTCCTCGATCGGGGCGACCTCGCGGTGAAAGTCCGGCGCGGTCAGTGAACTGCCCACGCCGACGGCGAGACTGTCCTCTCTGGGCAGTCCGAGCCGTTCCACCTCGTCCTGAAGACCCCACGCCCGCACCAGCTCCATGGTGCGCGTGGACACGAGGCGTGCCTTGGGAAAGATCGATGTGCTCTCGTGCCGCTCGACCAGTAACGAGGTCAGTCCGTGCCGGGAACACTCCAGCGCTGCGGTGAGCCCGACCGGCCCTCCACCGACGATGAGGACGTCCACCTCGATGTCAGCCATGCGCTGAGCGTGAAGCACCGCTCCAGGTGCGGTCAAGGTGCTGATAAGCGCGTGATAAGGCCATGAAAGACCGATTCAGTACGGTGAGCCGGCACGCCGAAGGGCGCGGTTCGAGAGCGCCGGAAAAACCCTTGTGGAGTCGCGGATGTTCGAAGCAGGCTCGGTCGCATTGGTCACCGGTGGGTCCCGGGGGATCGGCAGGGCGGTCGCGCTCGACCTCGCAGCGAACGGGAACCACGTAGTGATCAACTACTCCCGTTCCGAGGAGCAGGCCAAGGACGTGGTCGCCCGGATCGAGTCGGAGGGAGGCTCCGCATCGGCCATCAGGGCCGACGTCACCGACGAGAGTGCCGTGCGTGAGATGTTCCGTGCGTTGCGCTCCGAGCACGGCAGGCTCGACGTCCTGGTCACCAGCGCAGGCGTGACGCGCGACAAGCACCTCATCGCGATGAGCAGCGAGCTGTTCGACGAGACCATGGACATCAACATGAAGGGCACGTTCCTCGCGTGCCGTGAGGCGCTGCGCATCATGCAGCACCAGCGCCGTGGCTCGATCGTCACCCTCAGCTCGGCAAGCGGGCTCGACGGCGGCTTCCCCGGGCAGACGAACTACGTCGCCTCGAAGGGCGCGATCATCGCGTTCACCAAGGCGCTGTCGTACGAGGCCGCTCCCTACGGGGTCAGGGTGAACGTGGTCGCGCCCGGTTTCGTCGAGACGGACATGACCAAGGTGATTCCCACCAAGCTGCGGGAGAACTACGCCTCGCGGATCCGGCTCGGCCGGATGGGCAAGCCCGAGGAGATCGCCCACCTGGTGACCTTCCTCGCCTCTGCCCGTGCTTCCTACATCACCAGCGAGATCTTCGTCGCCAACGGCGGCGGGCTCGGCTGAGCACACAGCACCTTCGGAGGAGATTGTGACCATCGACGAACTCCGTGCCGCCGCAGCCGCACGGCAGCAGACCTGCGCCCAGATCAAGAAGATGATCGTTTCCCGGCTCGACCTGCCGATCGAGCCGGAGTGGATCACTGACGACCAGCCGCTGTTCGGCCGGGGTCTCGAACTCGACAGCCTCGACGTGCTCGAACTCTACGTCGCCATC comes from Saccharomonospora xinjiangensis XJ-54 and encodes:
- a CDS encoding NAD-dependent epimerase/dehydratase family protein, with the translated sequence MQRTLTGVRVVVLGGSGFVGSAAAARFAEAGATVRSVSLSGRAPFPGAETVAADLTEPGRVAEVIEDADVVLPLVLYTGGGTYRVGQGEADAAARVNIAVVRAVVAAAQRRLVVFAGSTSQVGAGAGERIDGTETDEPTTEYDRQKSVAERAVLDGGGISLRLPTVYGPSPSTLDRGVVTAMIRKALAGERLTVWGDGATERDLVFVEDVASAFVHAVVNADRVAGRHWPLGSGRGVRVRELFETVAAAVAVHTGRPPVPVVSIPPPRTATAMDVRSLVVDPTAFTTATGWRATVGVADGITATVSAVADQAGRPGDPYFAG
- a CDS encoding NDP-hexose 2,3-dehydratase family protein — encoded protein: MVAPFRPSSRSAAESRLIDSWFAQGSHLRGAEHVRDWLSGMSRHAWMETTRAGLDELPGWTRDPETGFLRHHTGRFFGVEAVTVDHVGAAVPHWQQPIINQPEIGILGILVREIDGVLHCLIQAKQEPGNPGGGLQLSPTVQATRSNYTGVHKGRAIPYLEYFREPLGRRVLVDIRQSEQGAWFYRKRNRNMVVEAGDDVEAIDGFGWLTLRQLAELLSVPDLVNMDTRTVLACLPGGGAYWADAVAANGGFLTALARSADPAAPSVHTTDEVLSWITEARTRTELRVEKRALRGLEGWQERNGVISHHSGRFFSVVGVHVSAGGREVGAWSQPMIEPAGTGVIAFLVREIDGVLHVLTHARTEPGYADVVELAPTVQCAPENYAVLPDSARPRFLAEVLRSDRVRFDTVLSEEGGRFLGAQNRYLIVESDVDVARDDPEYRWLTLAQYDELLRHSFYVNIQARSLVLCLRSLAVV
- a CDS encoding acyl carrier protein, translated to MTIDELRAAAAARQQTCAQIKKMIVSRLDLPIEPEWITDDQPLFGRGLELDSLDVLELYVAIEAEFDVALYDSDMSVFGSVSRLAEYVNPDLPKTEPAGAGGDGAA
- a CDS encoding FAD-dependent monooxygenase, whose translation is MADIEVDVLIVGGGPVGLTAALECSRHGLTSLLVERHESTSIFPKARLVSTRTMELVRAWGLQDEVERLGLPREDSLAVGVGSSLTAPDFHREVAPIEEDAPQSPTYTYLCAQDKFEVVLKRTAESLPGADVRFATTMTSLEQDADGVSAVVESAHGTLTVRAAYAVAADGARSGIRQRLGIGVEGPPPLGHMISIMFDADLLPLLRDRMCALYFLRSTIPCAVEAVDYRRRWIIQTGYAPEEGGSEADFTPEFCVHVIREAVGVPDLDVELVGVMPWLQQAVTAERFREGRIFLAGDAAHVSTPQGGFGMNCGIQDAHNLVWKLAAVLRGHAGEALLDTYSAERCPVGERTVAESLANAFITFRMMEGELTMRDAIALQAGRRCSEGLVLGFHYDSAAIVPDGTVPPEPDDPYRTYVPTARPGHRAPHVLVNRNGVGMSTLDLMGTGFTLFTPEGSGWAAAAKEAGALTGTHLVPIEISPDGRGGAAVTSPRWAEVYGVGSSGAVLVRPDGHVAWRTVQGLSDSSGADTLVTVLDTVLARRRQAPVAR
- a CDS encoding AfsR/SARP family transcriptional regulator, whose translation is MTGPAQIQIMGPVRVVRAAREVRIGGARERAVLASLVLDANRVVSVDRLIGAVWGGEPPASARSQVAICVSRLRRALSAVDLDKAVETASPGYLMRLDEHAADWPRFGSLTARAAAKAAAGDRLTAVALLREALDLWRGVPFEDLPGLRIEAHRLHEARLDAVETCAELELDLGRHDRIVAELSAVVAEQPLRERLRAQLMLAQYRSGRRAEALRTYQDARRVLVEQIGLEPGPELRVLHERILRDAPTLAPSPAAGNPVPAEAPATASAVPAVPAVPTVSAVSFAAPSTVPSQLPRQPVPFAGRRQQLRILDDALADRPDAPGTMVLWGPADVGKTALALRWAHERAEWFPHGQLYADLRDPQGSPVLASTVLDRFLHALGVPPQSVPGDLAEKVTLYRSVVARRKLLVVLDDAADSHQVVPLLPGCADCRVLVTSRDPLADLVVRLGARRSPVGPLQPGESWELLSLLLGEDWVGQRQRDAQRITGLSGGNPLLLRRAATADVEPAPATGPWRAGA
- a CDS encoding DegT/DnrJ/EryC1/StrS family aminotransferase, which encodes MPTLVWDYLPEYHDEHDDILDAVETVFSSGRLVLGKSVSSFEAEFAGYHGVAHCVGVDNGTNAIRLALQAMGIGRGDEVITVANTAAPTVLAIDAVGATPVFVDVDPSTYLMNVEQVAAAITPRTRCLLPVHLYGQCVEMEPLRRLADKHDVLILEDCAQAHGARHHGTVAGSMGTAAAFSFYPTKVLGAYGDGGATITGDATIDANLRRHRYYGMEQRYYVVETPGHNCRLDEVQAEILRRKLRRLDQYVKGRQAVADRYAEALSGTDLVLPTTAEGNTHVYYVYVVRHPRRDEILDALKAHDIQLNISYPWPVHTMTGFAHLGYAEGSLPVTESVAKEIFSLPMYPSLPRETQDRVIEALRSVLSTI
- a CDS encoding macrolide family glycosyltransferase, with product MPRKVLFLCHPDHGHIIPSLAVVEELVRRGHDVCYLTAPSMSDVVAKTGATVLTYESRYRDSDFSRLAEDPGYLLSVLLDESAAMLETAVSGLDGVDGVVYDTSVLYAGRILARRWGIPSAQLIPFFASNEKFSYLNAMYNDQDGDGPAEEKPAELPEWVGATMRRIGALCHAHGVEVPPHELWFEVPECSLVTIPRRFQYEGDSFDDRFTFVGPCVGQRDFLGEWTPPRGENPVVLVSLGAVFNEHEDIFRACVEAFGGKPWHAVLTVAEGMDPDGLGTLPPNVEVHRWVPHVTVLEHASLCVTHGGMGTVMEALRAGTPLVCVPTSALDRPTGWRIRELGLGVLLDSAEITPESLADAVASVLADHAAAEAAASMSEAIAEAGGATRAADRLEVHLARR
- the fabG gene encoding 3-oxoacyl-ACP reductase FabG; translation: MFEAGSVALVTGGSRGIGRAVALDLAANGNHVVINYSRSEEQAKDVVARIESEGGSASAIRADVTDESAVREMFRALRSEHGRLDVLVTSAGVTRDKHLIAMSSELFDETMDINMKGTFLACREALRIMQHQRRGSIVTLSSASGLDGGFPGQTNYVASKGAIIAFTKALSYEAAPYGVRVNVVAPGFVETDMTKVIPTKLRENYASRIRLGRMGKPEEIAHLVTFLASARASYITSEIFVANGGGLG
- a CDS encoding class I SAM-dependent methyltransferase → MAPEPRCRICGDAVVEFLDFGTQPLSDAFRDPGDTAEEFTYRLAVGRCGTCGMVQLTEEVPREEMFHEEYPYLSRGSSVMREHFRSLAERFLTTELSGDDAFIVELGCNDGTMLKTVAEAGVRHLGVEPSGAVADLAAEEGVRVRKDFFEEATALDIVATEGQADVIYAANTLCHIPYMSSILRGVTALLRPEGIFVFEDPYLGDIVERTSFDQIYDEHFFLFSASSVDEMARRHDLELVDVERLPVHGGEVRYTLARPGARKRGAAVEELLAEERGRGLGDLAVLERFAERVREVRDDLVALLTRLRAEGHRIVGYGATAKSATVTNFCGIGPDLVEFVCDTTPAKQHKLTPGSHIPVRPPEAFSDDYPPYALLFAWNHADEIMAKEQAFREAGGRWIRYVPDVHVV